Proteins found in one Saccharomyces kudriavzevii IFO 1802 strain IFO1802 genome assembly, chromosome: 11 genomic segment:
- the COS9 gene encoding Cos9p, producing the protein MEDAKVEDEKNTGLSSSGYLESQKIVLPKDVFRNGFTWSCYETFKSLAFRIWLLSWLPVTTWWKMSSNWIYPFLATNLLILCVFFLPLIQMLCRKRTLSKQLTQFSKEIIANSPGTDVENWETIAANINSYMYVNKFWKTKYFFYGAWNCQEAFRLTILEPFSLKKDDDSKLKSFKDSVPYIEEALEVYFTEVDKQWKLFDTDKARNPVDLDEVQLPKETYRFKFTWVLKRIFTFQFLPWVLCFLDATYTTWYNPLLFRISYLGCTFLVSMQTFQNIRGKSMKMEHKMQYLSTITNEQEIGANGWDQVAKRMNRYLFRQKVWKNEEFFFDGIDCQRFFERNFVGLLSSKRVTYSGSLSVELWPYIREAQSSCTDESSA; encoded by the coding sequence ATGGAAGATGCCAAAGTTGAAGATGAGAAGAATACAGGTTTATCATCCTCTGGATATCTCGAATCCCAAAAGATTGTTTTACCCAAGGACGTTTTCAGAAATGGCTTTACTTGGTCTTGTTATGAGACTTTCAAGTCTCTAGCCTTTCGTATCTGGTTACTATCATGGCTACCAGTTACAACATGGTGGAAAATGTCCAGTAATTGgatttatccttttttggCTACTAATCTTCTGATTTTatgtgtattttttttgcctctTATTCAAATGTTGTGTCGTAAACGTACCTTATCGAAACAGCTCACCCAGTTCTctaaagaaatcattgcGAATTCTCCAGGTACTGATGTCGAAAACTGGGAAACTATTGCAGCAAATATCAActcatatatgtatgtaaacaaattctggaaaaccaagtactttttttatggtGCTTGGAACTGCCAAGAAGCATTCAGATTAACCATTTTAGagccattttctttgaagaaagatgaCGATTCAAAGCTCAAGTCATTTAAAGATTCAGTTCCTTACATCGAAGAAGCTTTGGAAGTTTATTTTACAGAAGTGGATAAACAGTGGAAGTTATTTGACACTGATAAGGCGCGGAACCCTGTTGACTTGGATGAAGTTCAGCTTCCTAAGGAAACCTATCGGTTTAAGTTTACTTGGGTTCTCAAGAGgattttcacttttcaatttttgccATGggttctttgttttttggaCGCTACCTACACCACATGGTATAACCCCCTTCTATTTCGCATCTCGTACCTTGGATGCACTTTTCTCGTAAGTATGCaaactttccaaaatatcCGAGGTaaatcgatgaaaatggaacATAAAATGCAATACTTATCAACTATCACAAATGAGCAAGAAATCGGCGCTAATGGGTGGGATCAGGTCGCAAAGAGAATGAACAGATACTTGTTTAGGCAGAAGGTTTGGAAGAATGAagagtttttctttgatggaaTTGATTGCCAACGGTTTTTCGAGCGCAACTTCGTCGGTCTTCTATCTTCAAAGAGGGTCACGTACTCTGGGTCACTATCTGTTGAACTATGGCCATATATTCGGGAGGCACAATCATCCTGTACCGATGAGTCTTCGGCGTAG
- the URA1 gene encoding dihydroorotate dehydrogenase (similar to Saccharomyces cerevisiae URA1 (YKL216W)) — protein MTAILNTRFLNNSYENPFMNASGVHCMTTEELDELANSKAGAFITKSSTTLERAGNPEPRYISVPLGSINSMGLPNEGIDYYLSYVLDRQEKYPNAPAIFFSVAGMSIDENLSMLRKIQDSEFNGVTELNLSCPNVPGKPQVAYDFDLTRETLERVFAFFKKPLGIKLPPYFDFAHFDIMAKILNEFPLAYVNSINSVGNGLYIDVDKESVVVKPKNGFGGIGGEYVKPTALANVRAFYTRLRPEIKVIGTGGIKSGKDAFEHLLCGASMLQIGTELQKEGVEIFGRIEKELKDIMEAKGYTSIDQFRGKLNSL, from the coding sequence ATGACAGCTATTTTGAATACCAGGTTCTTGAACAATAGCTATGAAAACCCATTTATGAACGCGTCTGGTGTTCATTGTATGACAACAGAAGAATTAGATGAGTTAGCAAATTCTAAAGCGGGTGCGTTCATTACCAAAAGCTCTACAACCTTAGAAAGAGCAGGCAACCCTGAACCACGTTACATTTCCGTTCCTCTAGGCAGTATCAACTCCATGGGTTTGCCAAATGAAGGTATTGACTACTATTTGTCCTACGTACTAGATCGTCAGGAAAAATATCCTAACGCTCCcgccattttcttttctgttgCTGGTATGAGTATCGATGAAAATTTGAGCATGTTGAGGAAAATTCAAGATAGCGAATTTAACGGTGTCACAGAGCTGAACTTGTCCTGTCCAAATGTTCCTGGTAAACCACAAGTTGCCTACGATTTTGACTTAACAAGGGAAACATTGGAAAGGgtttttgcttttttcaagaagccTCTTGGCATTAAGTTGCCTCCTTATTTCGATTTTGCCCATTTTGATATCATGGCGAAAATACTAAATGAGTTTCCATTAGCTTACGTCAACTCTATCAATAGTGTAGGTAATGGTCTTTATATTGATGTGGACAAGGAAAGTGTAGTAGTAAAGCCGAAGAATGGTTTTGGAGGAATTGGTGGCGAATATGTCAAGCCAACAGCTCTCGCTAATGTTCGTGCCTTTTACACTCGTTTAAGACCCGAAATTAAAGTTATTGGTACAGGTGGTATTAAATCTGGTAAGGATGCATTTGAGCATCTTTTATGTGGTGCTTCTATGCTGCAGATTGGTACAGAATTGCAAAAAGAGGGCGTCGAGATTTTTGGACGTATTgagaaagaattgaaggatATAATGGAAGCTAAGGGATACACCTCTATAGACCAGTTTCGTGGCAAGTTGAACAGTCTTTGA
- the OXP1 gene encoding 5-oxoprolinase (similar to Saccharomyces cerevisiae OXP1 (YKL215C)), translated as MSKGNIRIAIDKGGTFTDCVGNIGTGKQEHDIVIKLLSVDPKNYADAPLEGIRRLLQLLENKTIPRGIPLNISNVKSLRMGTTLATNCALERNGERCAFITTKGFKDSLLIGDQTRPDIFNLHIKKVAPLYDTVVEIDERVTLEDFSEDPYFIKSAPNEQEGILEGNSGEMIRVIKKPDESSVRSILQVLYASGIRSVAVAFLHSYTFPDHERVVGNIAKEIGFSHVSLSSEVSPMIKYLPRAHSSVADAYLTPVIKKYLDSISAGLSHAKGTHIQFMQSDGGLVDGGKFSGLKSILSGPAGGVIGYSSTCYDKKNNIPLIGFDMGGTSTDVSRYGDGRLEHVFETITAGIIIQSPQLDIHTVAAGGSSILSWKNGLFKVGPDSAAADPGPAAYRKGGPLTITDANLFLGRLVPEFFPKIFGPSEDESLDLETTTLKFKELTDVINRDLNSNFTMEEVAYGFIEVANECMARPVRAITEAKGYVVSQHRLVSFGGAGGQHAIAVADSLGIDTVLIHRYSSILSAYGIFLADVIEENQEPCSFILSEPETISKVKERFLALSDNSIKNLLSQSFSREDIVLRKYLNLRYEGTETSLMILQRVDDDWNFVKWFSEAHKREFGFSFDDKRIIIDDIRIRAIGKSGVRKEKTVDEQLREISHFKNADLLKDASLIQKTYFYDKWVDTAVFKIDNVSAGTIIEGPAILADGTQTNVILPNCQAIVLKSHIFIKIDKKPVKTLSKREYDLHIDPILLSIFSHRFMDIALQMGTQLRKTSVSTNVKERLDFSCALFDPEGNLVANAPHVPVHLGSMSTCIAAQAKLWKGKLKPGDVLITNHPDVGGTHLPDITIITPSFSPTGQLIFYVASRAHHADIGGILPGSVPPNSKELYEEGTAIYSEFVVKEGVFQEELIYKRFVEDPAKYPGCTGSRRFSDNISDLKAQVAANTKGIQLIGSLTEEYNLSTILKYMTAIQANASESIKKMLAKMVDHLGTTKFSGEDRLDDGSLIKLQVDINPEKEEYVFDFDGTSSQVYGNLNAPEAITNSAILYCLRCLVGEDIPLNQGCLKPLTIKIPAGSLLSPRSGAAVVGGNVLTSQRVTDVILKTFKVMADSQGDCNNFTFGTGGKIDDKTGEKIKGFGYYETICGGSGAGADSWRGCGWNGSDAVHTNMTNTRMTDSEVFERRYPVLLKEFSIRNDSGGKGKYTGGNGVTRDVQFRKAVTASILSERRVIAPHGIKGGEDGSRGENLWVRHSTGALINVGGKNTIFAQPGDRFIIKTPGGGGYGEYKD; from the coding sequence ATGTCAAAGGGAAACATAAGAATAGCTATCGATAAAGGTGGAACTTTCACAGACTGTGTGGGCAATATTGGTACAGGTAAACAAGAACACGACATTGTCATTAAGCTATTGTCAGTGGATCCAAAGAACTACGCAGATGCTCCTCTTGAAGGTATAAGACGCCTCTTGCAATTGCTTGAAAACAAGACAATTCCTCGTGGTATTCCCTTAAATATCTCTAATGTGAAAAGTTTAAGAATGGGAACAACCTTGGCTACAAACTGTGCTCTAGAAAGAAATGGTGAACGTTGTGCTTTCATTACTACAAAGGGATTTAAGGATTCTTTGTTGATTGGAGATCAAACCAGACCGGACATTTTCAACTTACACATAAAGAAGGTAGCACCTTTATACGATACTGTAGTCGAAATAGATGAGAGAGTGactttggaagatttttcagaagaCCCTTATTTTATCAAGTCGGCTCCCAATGAACAGGAGGGCATATTGGAAGGCAATAGCGGCGAAATGATAAGGGTCATCAAGAAGCCTGATGAGTCAAGCGTAAGATCTATTTTGCAAGTGCTTTATGCTAGCGGGATTAGGTCTGTTGCCGTGGCATTTTTGCATTCATACACTTTTCCAGACCATGAACGAGTTGTTGGGAACATTGCTAAAGAGATAGGATTTTCTCAtgtttcattatcatccGAAGTTTCCCCGATGATAAAATACTTGCCCAGAGCTCACAGTTCTGTCGCTGATGCTTATCTTACTCCAGTCATCAAGAAATATCTCGATAGCATTTCCGCAGGTTTGAGTCACGCGAAAGGTACTCATATCCAATTTATGCAATCTGATGGTGGTTTAGTGGATGGAGGGAAATTTTCAGGCCTGAAGTCAATATTATCCGGTCCTGCAGGTGGTGTAATAGGCTATTCTAGTACATGctatgataaaaaaaataacataCCCTTAATCGGTTTCGATATGGGCGGGACATCTACCGATGTAAGTAGGTATGGTGATGGGAGGCTAGAACACGTCTTCGAGACAATTACGGCAGGAATCATCATACAGTCCCCTCAACTTGACATTCATACAGTAGCTGCTGGAGGTAGTTCTATTTTATCATGGAAGAATGGGCTGTTTAAAGTAGGCCCTGattcagcagcagcagatCCGGGGCCTGCGGCTTATAGAAAAGGCGGACCCTTGACTATTACAGATGCTAACCTTTTTTTAGGACGGTTAGTTCCTGAGTTCTTCcccaaaatttttggccCCAGTGAGGATGAATCACTTGATTTAGAAACTACTACTctgaaattcaaagaattgaCTGATGTAATAAATAGAGATCTCAATTCAAATTTCACTATGGAAGAGGTTGCTTATGGTTTTATCGAAGTGGCGAACGAATGCATGGCAAGGCCAGTAAGGGCCATTACAGAAGCGAAGGGGTACGTAGTTTCTCAGCATCGacttgtttcttttggtgGAGCTGGTGGCCAACACGCTATAGCTGTTGCAGATTCATTGGGCATTGACACTGTTTTGATTCATAGATATTCTTCCATCTTGTCAGCTTacggtatttttttagcaGATGTTATTGAGGAAAATCAAGAACcttgttcttttatcttGAGTGAGCCAGAAACTATCAGCAAAGTTAAAGAAAGGTTTTTGGCACTTTCTGATAATTCGATTAAAAATCTTTTATCTCAATCATTTTCTCGAGAGGATATCGTCCTGAGAAAATATCTAAATCTCAGATACGAGGGCACTGAAACCAGTTTGATGATATTACAGAGGGTTGACGATGATTGGAATTTTGTCAAATGGTTTTCTGAAGCCCATAAAAGGGAGTTTGGATTTTCATTTGATGACAAACGAATCATAATTGATGATATAAGAATAAGAGCAATTGGAAAATCAGGTgttagaaaagaaaaaacagttGATGAGCAACTTAGGGAAATCTCTCACTTCAAAAACGCTGACCTGTTGAAGGATGCTAGTTTAATTCAGAAGACATATTTTTACGATAAGTGGGTTGATACTGCagtcttcaaaattgatAATGTTTCTGCCGGAACAATTATCGAAGGTCCGGCTATATTAGCTGACGGTACGCAAACGAACGTTATTCTGCCAAACTGTCAAGCGATAGTATTAAAGTCCCatatatttatcaaaattgataaaaaaccTGTAAAAACCCTTTCTAAAAGAGAATATGATCTTCATATCGATCCCATCTTATTGTCCATTTTTAGTCACAGGTTTATGGATATCGCCCTTCAAATGGGAACTCAATTAAGGAAAACTTCTGTTTCCACTAACGTCAAAGAAAGATTGGATTTTTCGTGTGCTTTATTTGATCCTGAAGGAAACTTAGTCGCCAACGCACCGCATGTTCCTGTTCATTTGGGCTCAATGTCAACCTGTATTGCTGCACAGGCAAAGTTATGGAAAGGCAAACTAAAGCCTGGTGATGTATTGATCACAAATCATCCGGATGTTGGTGGTACGCATTTACCTGATATAACAATTATAAcaccttctttttctccaaCTGGTCAGTTAATATTCTACGTTGCTTCAAGAGCTCATCACGCAGACATTGGAGGTATTCTTCCTGGTTCAGTTCCCCCCAATTCAAAGGAATTATACGAAGAAGGAACTGCAATTTATTCTGAATTTGTGGTGAAAGAGGGcgtttttcaagaagagtTAATATATAAACGTTTCGTAGAGGATCCTGCAAAATACCCAGGCTGCACAGGCTCAAGAAGATTTAGTGATAATATAAGTGATTTGAAAGCTCAAGTGGCCGCAAACACTAAGGGAATACAATTGATTGGATCATTAACTGAAGAATATAATCTGTCTACAATTCTGAAATACATGACTGCAATCCAAGCAAATGCTTCTGAatccatcaaaaaaatgcttgCGAAAATGGTCGATCATCTTGGCACTACTAAATTCTCTGGTGAAGATCGTTTAGATGACGGCAGCTTAATTAAACTTCAAGTAGACATAAATCCTGAAAAGGAGGAATATGTATTTGATTTTGACGGAACTTCTTCCCAAGTTTATGGCAACTTAAATGCACCAGAAGCCATAACCAATTCTGCGATTCTCTACTGTTTGCGGTGTCTAGTAGGTGAAGATATCCCCTTAAACCAAGGCTGCCTGAAACCGTTAACGATAAAAATCCCTGCTGGATCTCTTTTAAGTCCTCGGTCTGGTGCAGCTGTTGTTGGAGGCAATGTGCTGACTTCACAAAGGGTGACTGATGTGATTTTAAAGACATTCAAAGTTATGGCCGATTCTCAAGGCGACTGTAACAATTTTACTTTTGGAACTGGAGGTAAAATTGATGACAAGACAGGAGAGAAGATTAAAGGCTTTGGGTACTATGAAACTATATGTGGTGGCTCTGGAGCTGGTGCGGATTCATGGAGAGGATGTGGATGGAATGGTTCAGACGCTGTACATACGAACATGACGAATACAAGAATGACAGACAGTGAAGTCTTTGAAAGGAGATACCCTGttttattgaaagaattttcaATTAGGAACGACTCAGGAGGAAAAGGTAAATATACAGGTGGAAATGGAGTTACAAGAGATGTTCAATTCCGGAAGGCTGTAACGGCATCCATATTGTCTGAACGTCGTGTTATTGCCCCTCACGGTATAAAGGGAGGGGAAGATGGTAGTCGGGGTGAAAACTTATGGGTAAGACATAGCACAGGTGCACTGATTAATGTCGGTGGtaaaaatacaatttttGCTCAACCTGGAGATCGATTTATTATCAAAACGCCTGGCGGTGGGGGGTATGGCGAATACAAGGATTAG
- the SKDI11G0010 gene encoding IMP dehydrogenase, with protein sequence MAAIKDYKTALEFTRSLPRLDGLSVQELMDSKIRGGLTYNDFLILPGLVDFASSEVSLQTKLTRNITLNIPLVSSPMDTVTESEMAIFMALSGGIGFIHHNCTPEDQADMVRRVKNYENGFINNPIVISPTTTVGEAKSMKEKYGFAGFPVTEHGKGNAKLVGVITSRDIQFVEDNSLLVQNVMTENPVTGAQGITLSEGNEILKKIKKGRLLIVDDKGNLVSMLSRTDLMKNQNYPLASKAANTKQLLCGASIGTMDGDRERLRLLVKAGLDVVVLDSSQGNSVFQLNMLKWVKESFPGLEVIAGNVVTREQAANLIAAGADGLRIGMGTGSICITQEVMACGRPQGTAVYNVCEFANQFGVPCMADGGVQNIGHITKALALGSSTVMMGGMLAGTTESPGEYFYQDGKRLKAYRGMGSIDAMQKTGTKGNASTSRYFSESDSVLVAQGVSGAVVDKGSIKKFIPYLYNGLQHSCQDIGCKSLTLLKENVQSGRVRFEFRTASAQLEGGVHNLHSYEKRLHN encoded by the coding sequence ATGGCCGCTATTAAAGACTACAAGACTGCACTGGAATTTACCAGGAGCCTACCAAGACTGGATGGTTTGTCTGTGCAGGAATTGATGGACTCCAAGATCAGAGGTGGGCTGACGTATAAcgattttttgatcttaCCAGGTTTAGTCGATTTTGCGTCCTCCGAAGTTAGCCTACAGACCAAGCTGACCAGGAATATCACTTTAAACATTCCATTGGTTTCTTCTCCAATGGACACTGTGACAGAATCGGAAATGGCCATCTTTATGGCTCTGTCGGGTGGTATCGGTTTCATTCACCATAACTGTACGCCCGAGGACCAAGCTGACATGGTCAGAAGAGTCAAGAACTATGAAAATGGGTTTATTAACAACCCTATAGTGATTTCTCCAACAACCACCGTTGGTGAAGCTAAGAGCATGAAGGAAAAGTATGGATTTGCAGGCTTCCCTGTCACGGAACATGGCAAGGGAAATGCAAAGTTGGTGGGTGTCATCACTTCTCGTGATATACAATTCGTTGAGGACAACTCTTTACTCGTTCAGAATGTCATGACTGAAAACCCTGTTACCGGTGCACAAGGTATCACATTATCAGAAGGTAACGAAattctaaagaaaatcaaaaagggTAGGCTATTGATTGTTGATGACAAGGGTAACTTAGTTTCTATGCTTTCCAGAACtgatttaatgaaaaatcaaaactacCCATTAGCGTCCAAAGCTGCCAACACCAAGCAATTGCTATGTGGTGCTTCCATTGGTACTATGGACGGTGATAGAGAAAGACTAAGATTATTGGTGAAAGCCGGCTTGGATGTCGTCGTATTGGATTCATCCCAAGGCAACTCTGTTTTCCAATTGAACATGCTCAAGTGGGTCAAAGAGAGTTTCCCAGGTCTGGAAGTCATCGCTGGTAACGTTGTCACCAGGGAACAAGCTGCCAATTTGATTGCTGCCGGTGCGGACGGTTTGAGAATTGGCATGGGAACTGGCTCTATTTGTATCACTCAAGAAGTTATGGCTTGTGGTAGGCCACAAGGTACAGCCGTCTACAATGTGTGTGAATTTGCTAACCAATTCGGTGTTCCATGTATGGCTGATGGTGGTGTTCAAAACATCGGTCACATTACCAAGGCCTTGGCTCTTGGTTCCTCTACTGTTATGATGGGTGGAATGTTGGCCGGTACTACCGAATCACCAGGTGAATATTTCTATCAAGATGGTAAAAGATTGAAGGCGTACCGTGGTATGGGTTCCATTGACGCCATGCAAAAGACTGGTACCAAGGGTAATGCATCTACCTCTCGCTACTTTTCCGAATCTGACAGCGTTTTGGTTGCCCAAGGTGTTTCCGGTGCTGTCGTTGACAAAGGTTCCATTAAGAAATTCATTCCATATTTGTACAATGGTTTACAACATTCTTGCCAAGACATTGGTTGCAAGTCCTTAACTTtattaaaggaaaacgTCCAAAGCGGTAGAGTTCGATTTGAGTTCAGAACCGCCTCTGCTCAACTAGAAGGTGGTGTTCACAATTTACATTCGTACGAAAAGCGTTTACATAACTGA
- the SKDI11G0020 gene encoding SRP1/TIP1 family protein — translation MVKLTSIAAGVAALAAGASATTTLAQSDERVNLVELGVYVSDIRAHLAQYYLFQAAHPTETYPVEVAQAVFNYGDFTTMLTGIAPDQVTRMITGVPWYSTRLRPAISSALSADGIYTIAN, via the coding sequence atggtcaaattaacttcaatcgctgctggtgtcgccgCTCTAGCTGCTGGTGCCtctgccaccaccaccTTAGCTCAATCCGACGAAAgagtcaacttggttgaattgggtgtctacgtctctgatatcagagctcacttggcccaatactacttgttccaagccgCTCACCCAACTGAAACCTACCCAGTCGAAGTCGCTCAAGCTGTTTTCAACTACGGTGACTTCACCACGATGTTGACCGGTATTGCTCCAGACCAAGTgaccagaatgatcactGGTGTCCCATGGTACTCTACCAGATTGAGACCAGCCATCTCCAGTGCTCTATCTGCAGACGGTATCTACACCATCGCCAACTAG
- the SRY1 gene encoding threo-3-hydroxy-L-aspartate ammonia-lyase SRY1 (similar to Saccharomyces cerevisiae SRY1 (YKL218C)) codes for MIIPTYDDVLDASERIKGHVNKTPVLTSRTLNDRLEAEVYFKGENYQRVGAFKFRGAMNAVSKLSDKERKKGVIAFSSGNHAQAIALSAKLFNVPATIIMPEDAPALKVAATAGYGAHIIKYNRYTEDREHIGRQLAAKHGYVLIPPYDHPDVIAGQGTSAKELFEEVGELDALFVPLGGGGLLSGSALAARSLSPGCKVFGVEPEAGNDGQQSFKSGSIVHIDTPSTIADGAQTQHLGEYTYAVIRENVDDILTVSDEELVECMHFLAERMKLVVEPTACLGFAGALLKKRELVGKKVGIILSGGNVDMKRYATLILGTENCLKN; via the coding sequence ATGATTATTCCTACTTATGATGATGTTCTAGATGCCAGTGAACGGATTAAGGGGCATGTGAATAAGACACCTGTTTTGACTTCACGTACGCTTAATGATCGACTTGAAGCAGAGGTATACTTTAAAGGCGAGAATTATCAACGAGTTGGAGCCTTCAAGTTCCGGGGCGCAATGAACGCTGTTTCAAAGTTAAgtgataaagaaagaaaaaagggcGTAATCGCATTCTCATCAGGAAATCACGCACAAGCCATTGCTCTAAGTGCAAAATTGTTTAATGTGCCTGCAACAATTATTATGCCCGAGGATGCGCCTGCACTTAAAGTTGCTGCTACAGCCGGTTACGGAGCTCATATCATCAAGTATAACAGATATACAGAAGACCGTGAGCATATCGGGCGCCAATTGGCAGCCAAACATGGATATGTGCTCATCCCACCTTATGACCATCCTGATGTCATTGCAGGACAAGGAACATCTGCCAAAGAATTATTCGAAGAAGTCGGAGAGCTTGATGCATTGTTTGTTCCGTTGGGAGGCGGAGGCCTTCTTTCGGGATCTGCGCTTGCTGCTAGAAGTCTCTCTCCAGGCTGTAAAGTTTTTGGAGTAGAACCTGAAGCTGGTAATGACGGACAGCAATCCTTCAAATCTGGCTCAATCGTTCACATTGATACTCCAAGCACGATCGCGGACGGTGCCCAAACACAGCATTTGGGAGAGTACACCTATGCTGTCATTCGTGAAAAcgttgatgatattttgacTGTAAGTGATGAAGAGCTAGTAGAATGCATGCATTTCCTTGCAGAACGCATGAAGCTGGTTGTGGAGCCCACCGCATGTTTGGGATTTGCAGGCGcacttttgaagaagagagaaCTTGTCGGTAAGAAAGTTGGGATAATACTGAGTGGAGGAAACGTAGATATGAAAAGGTATGCTACGCTAATCTTAGGGACAGAAAATTGCCTAAAAAattag
- the JEN1 gene encoding monocarboxylate/H+ symporter (similar to Saccharomyces cerevisiae JEN1 (YKL217W)), whose protein sequence is MSSITDGKTSNEQQAAGRKLYYNTSTFAEPPLVDEEGNPINYEPEVYNPDHEKLYHNPSLPAVSIQDTRDDELLERVYSQDQGVEYEEDEEDKPNLSLASVKSYAKTRFTSLSHVHEFSWQNINPVPELRKMTWQNWNYFFMGYFAWLAAAWAFFCVSVSVAPLAELYGRPTKDITWGLGLVLFVRSAGAVIFGLWTDKSSRKWPYIACLFLFVIAQLCTPWCDTYEKFLGVRWITGIAMGGIYGCASATAIEDAPVKARSFLSGLFFSAYAMGFIFAIIFYRAFGYFREDGWKILFWFSIFLPILLIFWRLLWPETRYFTKVLKARKLILSDAVKANGGEPLPKANFRQKMVSMKRTVRKYWLLFTYLVILLVGPNYLTHASQDLLPTMLRAQLGLSKDAVTVIVVVTNIGAICGGMIFGQFMEVTGRRVGLLIACTMGGCFTYPAFMLRTEKAILGAGFMLYFCVFGVWGILPIHLAELAPADARALVAGLAYQLGNLASAAASTIETELAERYPLERDASGTVVKEDYAKVMAILTGSVFIFTFGCVFVGHEKFHRDLSSPVMKKYINQVDEYEADGISISDIVEQKTECASVKMIDSNTSKTYEEHVETV, encoded by the coding sequence atgtcgtCAATAACAGATGGGAAAACATCTAATGAACAGCAGGCTGCcggaagaaaattatacTACAACACAAGTACTTTCGCAGAGCCACCTCTGgtggatgaagaaggtaaCCCCATAAACTACGAGCCCGAAGTATACAACCCGGaccatgaaaaattgtaCCACAACCCATCGCTGCCTGCAGTGTCGATTCAGGATACTAGAGATGATGAGTTATTGGAAAGGGTTTACAGCCAGGACCAAGGTGTGGAGTACGAGgaggacgaagaagataaacCGAATTTAAGTCTGGCGTCCGTAAAAAGTTATGCTAAAACAAGATTCACATCTTTATCGCATGTCCACGAGTTTTCCTGGCAAAACATCAACCCTGTCCCTGAGTTGCGGAAAATGACGTGGCAGAATTGGAACTATTTTTTCATGGGTTACTTTGCTTGGTTGGCAGCCGCCTGGGCCTTCTTTTGTGTTTCAGTGTCGGTAGCTCCACTGGCTGAATTATACGGTAGACCAACCAAGGACATCACCTGGGGGTTAGGGCTGGTGTTGTTTGTCCGTTCTGCCGGCGCGGTTATATTCGGCTTGTGGACAGACAAGTCTTCCAGAAAGTGGCCCTACATCGCAtgtttattcttatttgtCATTGCACAGCTTTGCACTCCATGGTGCGACACTTATGAAAAGTTTCTGGGCGTAAGATGGATCACTGGTATTGCTATGGGTGGTATTTATGGATGTGCCTCTGCAACCGCTATCGAAGACGCACCAGTGAAAGCCCGTTCATTCCTGTCAggtctatttttttccgcCTACGCTATGGGATTTATATTTGCAATCATTTTTTACAGAGCTTTTGGTTACTTCAGGGAGGATGGCTGGAAAATATTGTTCTGGTTCAGCATTTTCTTACCAATTTTACTGATTTTCTGGAGACTGCTGTGGCCTGAAACCAGATATTTCACCAAAGTCTTGAAAGCTCGTAAATTGATACTGAGTGACGCCGTGAAAGCCAATGGTGGTGAGCCTCTACCAAAGGCCAATTTCAGACAAAAAATGGTTTCTATGAAAAGGACAGTTCGGAAATACTGGCTGCTGTTCACCTATTTGGTCATTTTGTTGGTTGGCCCAAATTACTTGACCCACGCATCCCAAGACTTGCTGCCAACCATGTTGCGTGCCCAACTAGGTTTATCCAAGGATGCAGTCACTGTCATCGTGGTCGTCACCAATATCGGCGCTATCTGTGGTGGCATGATATTTGGTCAGTTTATGGAAGTTACTGGTAGAAGAGTGGGCCTGTTGATTGCATGCACAATGGGTGGCTGTTTCACGTACCCTGCATTTATGTTGAGAACCGAGAAAGCTATCTTAGGTGCCGGTTTCATGCTATACTTCTGTGTCTTTGGTGTCTGGGGTATTTTGCCGATCCACCTGGCAGAACTTGCTCCTGCCGATGCAAGAGCTTTAGTTGCTGGTTTGGCTTACCAACTAGGTAATTTGGCTTCTGCAGCAGCTTCTACAATTGAGACGGAGTTGGCTGAAAGGTATCCACTAGAAAGAGATGCCTCTGGCACCGTGGTGAAGGAAGATTATGCTAAAGTTATGGCCATCTTGACTGGTTCCGTTTTCATCTTCACATTTGGTTGTGTTTTTGTGGGACACGAAAAGTTCCATCGTGATTTATCCTCCCCAGTTATGAAGAAATACATAAACCAAGTGGACGAATATGAAGCGGATGGCATTTCGATTAGTGATATCGTTGAACAGAAGACAGAATGTGCCTCAGTCAAGATGATTGATTCGAACACTTCAAAGACGTATGAAGAGCATGTTGAGACTGTTTAA